GGCGACAGATCACGCTGCCGGCGCGGGCCTCCATCGGGTGCCGGGCGCGGAGTGCGCGAAAATCGCTGACTGGGAGAATGTTTGTGCTTCTCGTCGGTGCTCTGCGGCAGCGTGTGCCCGAGGCATGGTGTGGGCTGGGGCCATGCCGAGCCTTCTCACGGTCCGCGACGTGGCAGCACGTCTTTCCCTTTCGCCCTGGACCGTCCGCGCCTGGCTGCGCTCGGGCCGGATCAAGTCCACCCGCCTCGGGCGCCGCTTCCGGGTCGAGCCCCGCGACCTCGCCACCTTCGTCGAGCAGTCCGAGGACCGGCTGTGAAATTGGATCTTTCCGGCATTGAAGCGGCCGACCACCGCCGCCTCAAGGGCATCGCGGCTGACCTCGCGGACCTCAATATGTTCGCTGACCACCCCGTTTTCCCCTTCCGGTGGCTGGTGGATGCCCTGCCCGCCGAGAAGCTGCGCGCCCTGGTCTTGG
This is a stretch of genomic DNA from Deinococcus reticulitermitis. It encodes these proteins:
- a CDS encoding helix-turn-helix domain-containing protein — protein: MPSLLTVRDVAARLSLSPWTVRAWLRSGRIKSTRLGRRFRVEPRDLATFVEQSEDRL